The nucleotide sequence CCATGTCTAATCTCCTTGGCATCAGTTGTTCAAAGAAGGAAGTCTTGGTTATTTTATTAATCCTTCTTTGCCTTTCATCCGCAGTACATTGAGATGATGGCAGAGGCTTGGCTTCATGAAATTATCCCATCTGATCCCTTATTCTCATTATATCAAATTCTTCGAGCTGCAAAGGAATGATGGAAGGtgttaaatataaatcattttagtgACATTCAGAGGAGAACAAGGGAGCCTTTTTGCAAGCGGTACTAGTTAGGGTTATGTCTACTCCATCGCCTGAGCTATTTGAGgaggaaataaaaataaaagtatgcCGGCTCTTCCTCTCTTCAGCTGAGGAGTATTTTCTTCGCCAGAAATCACATATCAGATGGTTAAGTGAAGGAAACTCGAATACAATCTTCTTCTGTAGGTTCATCTTGGCAAATCTGTCAAGAaacatcatttatttcttgCTGGACTCTCGGAATCAGCGAATAACAAATTCCTTTCTCATGAAGTAGATGGCACTAAACTATTATCAAAACCTACTGGGAACCGAAAGCTTGGTCCCCTCACCCCTCACGTTggatcaaatcaaataaattcaTTCATTCAAATGAGATCCCGCTCAGGTTTCATCTCTTTCTACTTTTCCTTCAGATGAAGAAATTAAGGCGGTTGTATTCTCTCTCCCTCACAACAAGGCACTGTGTCCAAATGGTTTTACCTCTGATTTTTTTGTCGACTCCGAATCTGGTGGGAAAAGATCTCATTGATGCAGTTCAGTACTTTTTCAACACTGGAAATCTTTCGCGTCAGGTCAATGCAACAGTCATATCTCTGATACCCAAGGTCCAAGGTGCTGTCTCACTGAATTTCGCCCAATATCCTTATGTAACACTGTCTACAAGGTTATTTCTAGACTGCTGGCGTCCGACTTAAAGACTTAGCTTCTCTCACAATCTAAGAGACTTGCCTCATAAGCTTCGACCTATTGACTATCAGCCTCTCCTTGATAAGGTTTGCAGGCGGATGCCAGGTTTGACTGTGTCACCTATCCTTTGCGGGAAGGCTACAGTTGTTAAACTCAGTTATCCATAGCATTATAAACTTACGGGCATCCGTTTTCCCTTTAACAAATGCTTGCATTGATGAGTTAGAACAAATTTGCAATGTCTTTCTCGGGAGAGGAGATTCGGGCTCAGCTAGAGGGGCCAAAGTGGCCTTGGATTCAGTTTGCACTTGTACTTCATCAGGTGGTCTAGGTATCCAAAGACTTAAAAAGATGTCAAAATTGTGTCTGggttgaaattaaaattgaatgcTATTTGCACATAAGCGCTTTCTGTGGGTGGCCTGGATTAAGAAGAATATTATTGGAGAAAATGTTTATTTGGACATCAGATTTTACCTGCTCAGGGAGTTAGATTTGGAAACAGTTGGTTAAGCTTCAAGACTTGGATTGTGACTGGATGTCACAGTTAGGGAGATAATATGAgtgaaaaaaaatttctcttgtTTCACCTTTTATTACGCCAGTCAGGTGAAaaagtttttaatttcttttacgCTCGTTACTATACAAATAGAGTAAAAAAACTCATTCTTTTCCCTTATGGTTTATGATGAAAGAAAAAATTGTGCTGGTTTTACTCTCGATTTGACATTTCTCTTACCTCCAATttcacctttttattttttccattttactCCAATAAATACCAGTCACACCCTTGGCAAGAACACAAATTCAATGCCAAGTTGAATCAGGTAATCAAATCGTTTTATAGCATGATAATTGGATGGCTACATGCCCTCTTGTTCAGCTTACCGGACCAATTGGGCCGATGGTCACTAGTATCCCCATTTAGGCTACTGTCTCACAAAATACTTCAAATACGCATTGGTCTCTTCCTCGTGGAAGACGCAAAATGAACCGTCTCCTAAGAGAAGCTCTGACCAACCTCCAACTTCAAATGAGGCCTCCAATGTATTCTTTTGGAAAAACGACATCAACGAAGTCCCTTCAAATTTATCTTTTAAGAAGACGTGGAAGTCATTTAATCCTCCTCCGACTGTGTTTCCGTTGCATAGTTCAGTTTAGTTCAAGAAAATAGTGCCTAAACATGCTTTTATGACATGGATAATCATGAGGGACCAGTTACAACCCAAGATGGTCTCCGTTATTGGAGATAAATGCCCCTGATTGTCTCTTATGTGGTTCTTCATCTGAAAAAAATAAGCACTTTTTCTTTGAGTGTACCTACTCCAGGGATGTATGGTCCAGTTTCTTCACCCACATATCACTATCTCCGCCTACTCATCTCGCGGACAGTGAAATCTGGTTGCGACGTTTTTCAACAAACTCAAAATTCAAGATTATTTTGATAAGCTACTTATCAGGAGGAAGCAGACTCCTTCTTCAACATAGTTGACCGtggaaacaagaaaaaaataataaaaaagctgAGCTGGTGGATTAAAGCTTTCTTATTGGTTTAAAGTGTTTGTTACAGACTTTAGTATTAAAGCAGATTGTTACTTCATTTTTAATCATCTTTTGGATTTAGCTTAGTCTTTAGACTTGAGGAGTGTATCGTCTGGATTAAATCTGATTGTTAAATCCAAGAATGTAATATGTACTTTATACTTCAGATTTGTGATATACAAGAGCTAGATTGAGTTTATCTGGTGTTTGCGAGAGCTAAACTCTATCATATTTGTCTCATTATCTTTCAAGCGATAATCTACGTACTTTCTTTGAGGAGAGAAAAACACCATATTGCATTCAGGAATCTCTAAACCTATTCATGTCCTCATAAAAGGGATACAATTACTCATCAGAGCAAAGCTATCTAGCTTGGATCGAAACTCACTCCTCAGCAGGTGTCGTCTTCCTTCCCCAGCCACGAACACACCATCTTCCGTGGAAAGCTTCATCTACACTTGGTTTAAATTCATCCAACACTTCTTCCTATACATAAGTTATGCATTGTTTCATGATTCATGTAAATAATCTAATTTACTCAAGAATAACAACAAAATTTtacatcaaaattttcaaaatatcatcacatcattaaattttaattgaaaacagaaattataaataaaaataatccaCGTAACTGCGCGGATCAGAACCcacttttaattattatttcgaAATAAATCAATCGCTTATCttaacttaatatttatttaaaagaagTATTGTGAAGAATtggttattttgatttgaaccgatATATACTAGCAACTACaattattaactttttttttgaaactttgataACTACAATTATTAACTtgcagtaaaaaaaaattcataaaactctTCCAACTTcgggaaaaaaaagaagactacTTTCTTTTAGTGTTCACCATCAACTTTTATGGTAAAACCGTAACCCGTTTATcccaaaataaatttgtttactTTATAATGTCTTTTTAATTTTCCACGTTTATTCTCTATTTTGGGAAAACGGGAAattctgatttttcttttcatgtatgtgaaaaaaagaaagaaagagtcaAAAGATGTTACAAAACACATATGGCTACCCCCAAAGTTCTCTAAACTGATATCAATCAAGTTACAGAAAAATGTTTATCCACCACACAtccttaattttcaaaaaaaaaatcaaaattaaaaagtacTATAAATATAGTCCGTATCAACTCAATCTTTCAATCAAAACTGATAGAACTCACTCTCTAATATACTTCATatccttttttcttctttgaatCACCAATCATGTCTCAACAATCATTCAATGCTGGACAAACCAGAGGCCATGCTCAAGTCCTTTTTATGATCTTaatcattttcattaatttcAAACCATATCGAATAATTATTTTGAGAAATTCTAAATATACTTGATGTACATAACATTTGTTGGATAATGCAGGAGAAGGCTGAGCAGTGGACTGAGTCTGCCAAGCAGACTGCACAGTCAGCATGTGACAAGACCGCAGATGTAGCGCTATCAGCACGTGACAAGACTGCCAATTTGACACAATCAACACAAAGCAAGTCTGCAGATGCATCTCATTCTACCCGAGAATCAGCTCAACATGGCCAGGAACAAACCGCTGGTTTTCTCGGTCAGGTATACTGCATAATTACATTACTATgtgtatttatataattattgaaGCAAAAATATAACTTTACAACTAAAATGATATTTCAATTAATTGGAGAGCAGACCGGTGAATCTGTAAAGAACATGGCTCAGGGTGCTTTCGATGGTGTTAAGAATAGCCTTGGCATGAACGAGAAGAAATGAGGAAATGAGTATTCGTACTTCTCaaataactatttatttattcatgGCTATTTCTGGTGTCTAGCAATTTTTTATTTCTCTAAATTATGtttgtaataaatatatttttgaaaggtTTCGTGATCATAAGATATgagatctatatatataataatttgggGTGATATTACACCCCAATTTCTATTTGAAAGAAATGTGACAAACTAATGCACCAGTGGTTCATCATTATATAACAATCCGTAACAATGAATGGAGTTATCCATAGTTCGCTAAAAGAGTGGGACGTAGAAATACTGGAAAACTTGGTTGCTCAAGATAATTTATCCTTCATTCGGAGTTTGGCAGTAAGCCATTCCAATAGAGATGAGAAGTATAGTTAGAGCTATACAAAAAGTGGAATACATACGGTTAACTAAGGATATTGGGTTGCAAAGAATATTCTCAGTCGTGAACCTGAAGTAATGGTATCAAATCAAAGTATCACAAAGTTTCAAGCCTTTACTTGGAAAATTAAGCTCCACAAAAAATGTGTCATGTGATATGGCAGATGGTATATGGATACTTAGATATAAACCCTTATCCATGGATTATATATTCTGGGTTTGAATCTCATTCCCACCGGCGCGGGAGTGGAGGAAGAATGAAATAGAAGACACGTAATTAGATAAAAAGCTTTATCCATGGATAATTTGGTATCTCTGGAAAGTACGTAATGATAAATTGTTCAGAGGATGCACAAGCGATCTGTTGGAGCTAGTAATACATACTGAAAGTGAATGTCATGCATGGATTGATGCAAACTCACAGAACTCTGAAGATGCCCATCCACAAATCCAAACAAAGAACACACAAGCCTTATGCTTGCAGCATATTTGTAGATGGATAGTAAACTTCAGACTCACATTACAGTGGATATGGTTGGGTATGGTAGATGTGTCTGAAGATGAACAACTCCTAGGTTTGAGAAACCAAGAGAGACAATTGTAACCTTTACATTCAGAATTGGATGCACTTATTTGGTTTATGGAGGATATGCTTGAACACTGACATGTCAGCACTCTGAAACGAACTGCAAAGATGTCATTTCAATGATATATCATACCTACAAGAAAGATTCCAAGCTTTCAACATCACACACATACCAAGAGTGCATAACCAAATAACATACTTTTTAGCCAAGACTGCATGAGCTTTTTGTATTACTTTAGTTTTTGTCGGTTGTTCTTTTCTGGTCTGGATTTTCATaccacttcttgtttgagtaATAAATACCTTTCTGATGTCAAAAATGCATAAAACTAACAACAGGATTACCAAAGCAGTTGAAGTGTTAATTAGAGCTTATTACTTCCAAATTAACTAGCGGTAAGTGAATTAGCCCAAGTCATTTATACTACTCATGTCTCATTGAAACTATTAATGTGAGAGCTTATATTCTCACTcgccccctcgagatgataTTTCTTTGACCATTACTCTCAACAATATGCCAGAATATGATTCTGGTCAAACCGGCTAGACCAATATTCGGATCAGACTAGTTCAAGATCGACTAGGCATTTTCTGGGCCTCATCAAACAACCAAATTTTGATGGCTCGTGGCATGAAATAATAAGGAGTCGTTTTTATGACAAATTTATATGccatatgtaaatattttgagTTTGGATATTTATTAGCATATTTTCTAAGTAGAGGTAAGTGTTTTCTCAGTCCATGTTAGTTTAGATATGAAAAAAGGATCATATGCGGAGATACTCTTCCTCATAATTAAAAATGCTCAAATACTCCTcctctaaaatatatttaattttgatttatatttaatgCAAAAGTGGGGGATTCCAGCAAGCGGGGCTTGACTCTTGGTGTTGGCAtttggatttttaaaataagctCTATGAGCAGTGTTCTTTTTTTCGTTATAGTTAAGGTTTATGAGATTGCAatggttttttcttttttatgtttcttgGTTTCGCTTCTGGTTATGGTTAAGCAATGGATTTTAATTTGGTTGTGGGAAATGTGGTACTACGTATCAGTGTGTATCAATGCATCCTTAATAATAAGCTTTGCCTCTTTTGGAATATATGGATCTTATGGTGGAAGAGTTGGGTTTCAGTGTGTTGTTAGGAATCTTAATTTACGGTTACCTTGTGTTGGAGTGAGATGGCTTGACTGGGAACCAGCATGTTGTAacatgattatatatatttgtgtttgGCCCTACTGCAGGCACGCTCCAAGGACGTTCACATGGGATGATATTCGAGAGGTCGGGACCCTGGATAGTAAAGTGGGTATTTGGATGGTTCGATCGTGTTATAAGGATCACGAGAGAATTGGACAGTTGTGGTGGTGGCTCTTAAGATTATGGCGTTGGGATGAGTGTGGCATGATGAGGCGCCTTGTGGAAAATAATGGCTGGTACAATGTGGAGAGTAgtattgaaaattatttaaggtTAATGAAGTTTCAGGTGTTTATGGATTACGAGAGGTTTCACACCTCTGGACGGCTAGGCTACATTATAAAGTGGATGGTAGTGAAAATATGGATatgtttacaacatatattagCTTTTTTAGTTCAAATTCCAAATAGAGGTTATAAGGAATTGGGAAACAAAGTTATTTGCTCTGCTGTGATTGAATCGggagtattattttatttggagATTTCAATAATTTGGTGTATTCAGCTggttaattttttgaattttgggtTAACAAAATGGAAGAGGGATATGGGCAGTAGGTATTTCGTTGGCATCTTTAAGCCGATTTATTCAGGCTCCAAAGAGCAAtccaattttattaatatatgaatatattaagCTGGAACTGTAGAGGACTTGGAAGTCATTGGACCATCAGTTACCTTCGAGAAATATGGCATAAACATAAACCAGAATTTCTGTTCTTATCTGAAAGAAAACAGGATGCTGCATTTGTACAAGGTGTTCAATCTCATTTTGGCTATGATAGTCTGGTTACTGTGGATCCATCTGGGAGAAGTGGAGGTTTAGctcttttttataatattgagCATCAGGTCAAGATTTTATATTCTAGTAATAGGATGATAGATATCGAGGCGGTGGTGAAAGGGAAACAAatttttcttacttttgtttACGGGGATCCGGTCCCAAAATTGCGGGATCAGGTTTGGGAGAGGTTGACTCGGTATGGAATATCACGATCGGAACCCTGGTTTATTATAGGCGATTTAAATGAGATCACCGGGAATCATGAGAAGGATGGAGGAGCTGTGAGATGTCCAAcatcttttatatcttttaataatatgataaggAATAGTGGATTATTAGAATTTCCGGCTCGGGGTAATACTATGTCCTGGCAAGGGAGAAGAGGTAAAGGAAAAGGGGCAGTGACGGTTAGATGTAGACTGGATCGTGCTTTAGCGAATGAGGAATGGCACACACTCTTTCCATGTTCTCATACGGAATATTTAAGGTTGGTGGGATCAGATCATCGCCCAGTGGTGGCCTTTTTGGAcgataaaattaataaacgaAAAAGGGGACAATTTAGGTTCGATAAGAGGTGGATTGGTCAAGAGGGTCTGATGGAATCAATAATGTCAGGCTGGTTGGAGAATCAGGAAGGACGGGTTGAGGATTTTGCTACAAAAATTAGCAACTGTCGCCATGAAATATCTACCTGGCGCAAGGATAATCAACCATATGGAAAGGATAAAATTAAAGATCTTCAGCAGGTGTTAGAAGAAGTTCAGACAGATAATGATAGAACACAAGAGGAGATTCTTGAGGTTTCTCGGAAATTACAAGAGGCTTATAGGGATGAAGAGGAATATTGGCACCAGAAAAGTAGgaatatgtggtattcatcAGGAGATCTTAATACCAAATTTTATCATGCGTTGACAAAACAACGCCGGATCCGTAATAAAATTGTGGGTCTACATGATGAATTGGGTAATTGGATTACGGGTGAAAGTGGAGTTGAAAAGGTAGCGGTGGATTATTTTGAGGGTTTGTTTGCTACGACTAATCCAATggaatttgatagttttctgGATGAGATTGTTCCCTCCATTTCTCCACAaatgaatcaaatattaatGCGTACAGCAACAGAAGAGGAGGTTCGACAGGCTTTATTCATGATGCACCCTGAAAAAGCGCCAGGGCCGGATGGGATGACTGCTCTTTTTTTCCAGCATTCCTGGCATATTATTAAGAAGGATGTGGTAGAGTTGGTTAATAATTTTCTGGTTACGGGCAAGCTGGATTCACGTTTGAACATCACCAATATTTGTATGATCCCAAAGACGGAAAGACCTACAAGAATGACGGAATTGAGGCCGATAAGTTTATGTAATGTTGGTTACAAGATCATATCGAAAGTTTTGTGTCAACGGCTGAAAATTTGTCTCCCACGGCTAATATCGGAAACTcaatcggcttttgtggcaggaagattaatttcggataatattcttatagcccaggaaatgtttcatggactaAGGACTAATAAATCTTGTCAGAACAAATTTATGGCGATAAAAACCGATATGAGCAAGGCTTATGATCGGATAGAATGGGATTTTATTGAGGCTCTTCTTCACAAAATGGGTTTTGATCCGCATTGGATTAAATTAATGAGAGAATGTATATCTTCGGTTCAATACAGGGTTCTTattaatggacagccacgaggATTGATAATTCCCCAACGGGGATTACGTCAAGGGGACCCTTTATATCCTTACCTTTTTATTATGTGCACGGAGGCACTAATTGCAAACATAAAAAAGGCGGAACGTCTGAAACAGTTAACGGGACTAAAGGTAGCGAGAGCTTGCCCAGCAGTTTCTCATTTATTgtttgcagatgatagtcttttcttttgtaaggcaaaAAAGGAAGAATGTCAGACTATTCTTAGGATTCTTTAGGAATATGAGACGGTCTCAGGGCAACAAATTAATTTCCAGAAATCTTCAATTCAATTCGGACATAAGATTGAAGAATCTTGTCGACAAGAATTGAGAGATATCTTGGGAATTCAGAATATaggaggaatgggatcttaTTTAGGGTTACCGGAGAGTCTTGGAGGATCTAAGGTACAAGTGTTTGGGTTTGTACAAGAGAGATTGAACAatagagtgaatggatggacTTTTCGTTTTTTTACGAAAGGAGGAAAAGAGGTGATTATAAAATCAGTGGTTACGGCTCtaccaaatcatgtgatgtctgtATATAGATTACCAAAGGCCACTGTGAAGAAGCTAACGAGTGCCGTAGCTCAGTTCTGGTGGAGCCCAGGTGGAGGCACGaaaggtatgcattggaaatcatgggataaattatGTGTTCCTAAAGATAATGGTGGGCTTGGTTTTAAGGATCTCACTGATTTTAACACGGCGATGCTTGGTAAGCAATTGTGGCGGTTGATCGAGAAACcgaatactttattttctcgagtttttaaaggacggtactataggaatgcttcacccaTGGAACCGATCCGCTCGTActccccgtcatatggctggaggagtattacttctgctagatctctggtttgtaaaggactaattaaacggGTGGGGACAGGGTCatctatatctgtatggaatgatccctGGCTACCAttcactcgcccgagaccagcaaataaaaaccCTAATCACTGTTACCCGGATCTCACTGTGGATTCCTTAATTCATTCGGAATCTCGTACATGGAATTTACAGGCTATAAGCACTTTGGTTGCCCCGGAGGATATTAAGATCATTACAAATATTCCCTTGAGTACAAATCAGATGGATGATAGGCTTGGATGGCATTTTACTAACAATGAAAAATATACGGTCCAATCTGGGTATCAAGTGGAAAGAGTTTATCCagataaggaaaaaccaccagaaTTTTATGGAC is from Brassica napus cultivar Da-Ae chromosome A4, Da-Ae, whole genome shotgun sequence and encodes:
- the LOC106386468 gene encoding late embryogenesis abundant protein 7-like, coding for MSQQSFNAGQTRGHAQEKAEQWTESAKQTAQSACDKTADVALSARDKTANLTQSTQSKSADASHSTRESAQHGQEQTAGFLGQTGESVKNMAQGAFDGVKNSLGMNEKK